One genomic window of Corallococcus caeni includes the following:
- a CDS encoding LamB/YcsF family protein — protein MTRCLLNIDLGELPGEDEQLYALAHLANIACGGHAGDAASMRRALELCERHGTLAGAHPSYADREGFGRKALDVAPEVLRAQVAEQCGRLAALARERGVPVRHAKPHGALYHAANKSPALARAVVDGVVEALGTDVTVVGPGAGALRDAAVATGLKYAREGFADRGTLPDGSLIPRGQPGAVLTDVGQARQNTVRLATGGTVDTLCVHGDTPGAVTLAREVRAMLDALEQPPEPMGDSALRLVLPEAVDRGLAREALCALPGVQDAVITEAHACVYFDPATPPESPALALTRLRVAPVASVEHPLIRIRVRYDGEDLPKVAGHAGLSVEEVVRRHTAREYTVRCVGFLPGFAYLGDVDPRIACPRLPVPRTRVPALAVGIAGERTGVYPFASPGGWNLVGTALDFTAFDPQRGAVLHLGDRVRFEPVDA, from the coding sequence ATGACGCGGTGCCTGCTCAACATCGACCTGGGGGAGCTGCCCGGGGAGGACGAACAGCTCTACGCGCTCGCGCACCTGGCGAACATCGCCTGTGGAGGACACGCGGGGGATGCGGCGTCCATGCGGCGGGCGCTGGAGCTGTGCGAGCGCCACGGCACGCTGGCCGGAGCGCACCCGTCGTACGCGGACCGCGAGGGCTTCGGGCGCAAGGCCCTGGACGTGGCGCCGGAGGTGCTGCGCGCGCAGGTGGCGGAGCAGTGCGGACGGCTGGCCGCGCTGGCCCGCGAGCGCGGCGTGCCGGTGCGGCATGCGAAGCCCCACGGCGCGCTGTACCACGCGGCCAACAAGTCCCCCGCGCTGGCGCGCGCGGTGGTGGACGGCGTGGTGGAGGCATTGGGAACCGACGTCACGGTGGTGGGGCCCGGCGCGGGAGCGCTGAGGGACGCGGCGGTGGCCACGGGACTCAAGTATGCGCGTGAGGGCTTCGCGGACCGGGGCACGCTGCCGGACGGTTCGCTGATTCCACGAGGCCAGCCCGGCGCGGTGCTGACGGACGTGGGGCAGGCGCGACAGAACACGGTACGGCTGGCCACCGGCGGCACGGTGGACACGCTCTGCGTGCACGGCGACACCCCGGGCGCGGTGACGCTGGCCCGCGAGGTGCGCGCGATGCTGGACGCGCTGGAGCAGCCACCCGAGCCCATGGGAGACAGCGCGCTGCGGCTGGTGCTGCCGGAGGCGGTGGACCGGGGCCTGGCGAGAGAGGCCCTGTGCGCGCTCCCGGGCGTCCAGGACGCGGTCATCACCGAGGCCCACGCGTGCGTGTACTTCGACCCGGCGACACCGCCGGAGTCCCCGGCGCTCGCGTTGACGCGGCTGCGCGTGGCGCCCGTCGCGTCGGTGGAGCATCCGCTCATCCGCATCCGCGTGCGCTACGACGGCGAGGACCTGCCGAAGGTGGCCGGGCACGCGGGCCTGTCCGTGGAGGAGGTGGTGCGGCGCCACACGGCCCGCGAGTACACGGTGCGCTGCGTGGGCTTCCTGCCCGGCTTCGCGTACCTGGGAGACGTGGATCCTCGCATCGCGTGTCCCCGGCTGCCGGTGCCGCGCACGCGGGTGCCAGCGCTCGCGGTGGGCATCGCGGGTGAGCGCACGGGCGTGTATCCGTTCGCGTCACCGGGAGGCTGGAACCTCGTGGGCACCGCGCTGGACT
- a CDS encoding histidine phosphatase family protein, with translation MGALYLIRHGQASFGAKDYDKLSDVGVQQARVLGEALRSRLPKVDAVVTGTMLRHRETADACLQALGQQVEPVRTPGFNEFDHEEVVHRHTPRYADFAVLREELAQAKDPRRAYQDLFTQAVGRWVAGGHDSEYRESWAAFKARCLEALATLVASLGPSRTALVFTSGGPITAISQDLLGIPDEHAFRTNWTLANCGITKVLYSERGRYLSTLNEHGHFEGEHRALITYR, from the coding sequence ATGGGCGCGCTCTACCTCATCCGCCACGGCCAGGCGTCCTTCGGCGCGAAGGACTACGACAAGCTGTCGGACGTGGGCGTGCAGCAGGCGCGCGTCCTGGGTGAAGCCCTGCGCTCGCGACTGCCGAAGGTGGACGCGGTGGTGACCGGCACGATGCTGCGCCACCGCGAGACGGCGGACGCGTGCCTCCAGGCGCTGGGCCAGCAGGTGGAGCCCGTGCGGACGCCAGGGTTCAACGAGTTCGACCACGAGGAGGTCGTGCACCGGCACACGCCGCGCTACGCGGACTTCGCCGTGCTGCGCGAGGAGCTGGCGCAGGCGAAGGATCCGCGCCGCGCCTACCAGGACCTCTTCACGCAGGCCGTGGGGCGCTGGGTCGCGGGCGGCCACGACAGCGAGTACCGGGAGTCCTGGGCCGCCTTCAAGGCGCGCTGCCTGGAGGCGCTGGCGACGCTCGTGGCGTCGCTTGGGCCCTCCCGGACGGCGCTGGTGTTCACTTCCGGCGGCCCCATCACGGCCATCAGCCAGGACCTGCTGGGCATCCCGGACGAGCATGCGTTCCGGACGAACTGGACGCTGGCGAACTGTGGAATCACGAAGGTCCTCTACAGCGAGCGGGGCCGGTATCTGTCCACGCTCAACGAGCACGGACACTTTGAGGGCGAACACCGCGCGCTCATCACCTACCGCTGA
- a CDS encoding phosphotransferase family protein, giving the protein MTTPVSIPLDEGKAVRSGEALDVPAVDAWLKAQVPSLQGTPEVTQYTGGASNWTYRLKYENRDLILRRPPAGTKAKSAHDMSREYTVQQALKPVYPVVPTMVGLCQDPAVLGAEFYVMERIPGLIPRKHLPKGLNLDKARTRQLCLNVVDQLIALHCVDAQAVGLTSLGKGPGYPQRQISGWSDRYEKARTWNVPRMKRTRDWLAAHVPPDIKTCVIHNDWRFDNVVLKPEDPTQVIGVLDWEMATLGDPLMDLGNTLAYWVQADDDAFLRMTRRQPTDLPGMLTREEVVAYYLERTGLKPVNWTFYEVYGVFRLAVIAQQIYYRYHHKQTRNPAFKNYWLIVNYLAYRCRQLIKKAGG; this is encoded by the coding sequence ATGACGACCCCGGTCTCCATCCCGCTGGACGAGGGGAAGGCCGTGCGCTCTGGCGAGGCGCTGGACGTGCCCGCGGTGGACGCGTGGCTGAAGGCCCAGGTGCCCTCGCTCCAGGGCACCCCGGAGGTGACGCAGTACACGGGCGGCGCCTCCAACTGGACCTACCGGCTCAAGTACGAGAACCGCGACCTCATCCTGCGCAGGCCGCCCGCGGGCACCAAGGCGAAGTCCGCGCACGACATGTCGCGCGAGTACACGGTGCAGCAGGCGCTCAAGCCCGTGTACCCGGTGGTGCCCACCATGGTGGGGCTGTGCCAGGACCCGGCCGTGCTGGGAGCTGAGTTCTACGTGATGGAGCGCATCCCCGGCCTCATCCCGCGCAAGCACCTGCCCAAGGGGCTCAATCTGGACAAGGCCCGCACGCGCCAGCTGTGCCTCAACGTGGTGGATCAGCTCATCGCGCTGCACTGCGTGGACGCGCAGGCGGTGGGCCTGACGTCGCTGGGCAAGGGGCCGGGCTATCCGCAGCGTCAGATTTCGGGCTGGTCCGACCGCTACGAGAAGGCGCGCACCTGGAACGTGCCCCGGATGAAGCGCACGCGGGACTGGCTGGCCGCGCACGTCCCGCCGGACATCAAGACGTGCGTCATCCACAACGACTGGCGCTTCGACAACGTGGTGCTCAAGCCGGAGGACCCCACGCAGGTCATCGGGGTGCTGGACTGGGAGATGGCCACGCTGGGCGACCCGCTGATGGACCTGGGCAACACGCTGGCCTACTGGGTCCAGGCGGATGACGACGCGTTCCTGCGCATGACGCGGCGGCAGCCCACGGACCTGCCCGGCATGCTCACGCGCGAGGAGGTGGTGGCGTACTACCTGGAGCGCACCGGCCTGAAGCCCGTCAACTGGACCTTCTACGAGGTCTACGGCGTGTTCCGGCTCGCGGTCATCGCGCAGCAGATCTACTACCGCTACCACCACAAGCAGACGCGCAACCCGGCGTTCAAGAACTACTGGCTCATCGTCAACTACCTGGCCTACCGCTGCCGCCAGCTCATCAAGAAGGCGGGCGGCTGA
- a CDS encoding acyl-CoA dehydrogenase family protein, whose amino-acid sequence MDFQPSARTTEYLERVKRFMSQHIEPVEAAYLQALHAMEAGGDWRQWKVPPVMVELKARAKAEGLWNLFLPDAKLGAGLSTLEYAPLAEQMGRNFMAPEVFNCSAPDTGNMEVLWRYGSPEQQEQWLKPLLAGDIRSVFCMTEPDAASSDATNMQATAEVDGDHVVLNGKKWWSSGLGHPNAKVAIFMGRTSQAGADRHHQHSMVLVPLDAPGVEIIRMLPVYGDHDAPHGHGEVHFHDVRVPVSAIISGPGMGFEIAQGRLGPGRIHHCMRCIGAAERALELMIDRGMGRTAFGKPLINLGGNRERVAEARIAIDQARLLTLYAAWKLDDVGALGAMTEISAIKVVAPNVLQRVVDDAIQVHGGAGVSRDTPLAGFFAQARSLRIADGPDEVHKGVITRIELAKRGFSKGG is encoded by the coding sequence ATGGATTTCCAGCCCTCCGCCAGGACGACCGAATACCTGGAGCGCGTGAAGCGCTTCATGTCCCAGCACATCGAGCCGGTGGAGGCCGCCTACCTCCAGGCCCTGCACGCGATGGAAGCCGGCGGAGACTGGCGCCAGTGGAAGGTGCCGCCCGTGATGGTGGAGCTCAAGGCGCGCGCGAAGGCCGAGGGGCTGTGGAACCTCTTCCTCCCGGACGCGAAGCTGGGCGCGGGCCTGAGCACGCTGGAGTACGCGCCGCTGGCGGAACAGATGGGCCGCAACTTCATGGCGCCGGAGGTCTTCAACTGCAGCGCCCCGGACACCGGCAACATGGAGGTGCTCTGGCGCTACGGCTCCCCGGAGCAGCAGGAGCAGTGGTTGAAGCCGCTGCTCGCGGGCGACATCCGCTCCGTGTTCTGCATGACGGAGCCGGACGCCGCGTCGTCGGACGCCACCAACATGCAGGCCACTGCCGAAGTGGACGGCGACCACGTGGTGCTCAACGGCAAGAAGTGGTGGTCCAGCGGCCTGGGCCACCCCAACGCCAAGGTGGCCATCTTCATGGGCCGCACGTCCCAGGCGGGAGCGGACCGCCACCACCAGCACTCCATGGTCCTGGTGCCGCTGGACGCGCCGGGCGTCGAAATCATCCGCATGCTGCCCGTCTACGGCGACCATGACGCCCCGCACGGCCACGGCGAGGTGCACTTCCACGACGTGCGGGTGCCGGTGTCCGCGATCATCTCCGGCCCGGGCATGGGCTTCGAAATCGCGCAGGGCCGCCTGGGGCCGGGCCGCATCCACCACTGCATGCGCTGCATCGGCGCGGCGGAGCGGGCGCTGGAGCTGATGATCGACCGCGGCATGGGCCGCACCGCGTTCGGCAAGCCGCTCATCAACCTGGGCGGCAACCGCGAGCGCGTGGCGGAAGCACGCATCGCCATCGACCAGGCCCGCCTGCTCACGCTGTACGCGGCGTGGAAGCTGGACGACGTGGGCGCGCTGGGCGCGATGACGGAGATTTCGGCCATCAAGGTCGTGGCGCCCAACGTGCTCCAGCGGGTGGTGGACGACGCCATCCAGGTGCACGGCGGCGCGGGCGTGTCGCGCGACACGCCGCTCGCGGGCTTCTTCGCCCAGGCGCGCAGCCTGCGCATCGCGGACGGCCCGGACGAGGTGCACAAGGGCGTCATCACCCGCATCGAGCTCGCGAAGCGCGGCTTCAGCAAGGGAGGCTGA
- a CDS encoding TetR/AcrR family transcriptional regulator, producing MPSPRRGKTPTPPTAPEPDARARLIAAGQRVLGERGYDAATVKEVAREAGVNQGLVHYYFGSKDALLLAVTQEASRQYMSELERLRAQTPAEELAETAFSWGEKLATDAPGTCRLRYELFALGLRNRDLTPAVSQLLGQGDEEIARTVAHVRTGHGAAPTAEDLHYAVIIKACVDGLALHHQLDKGFDPLPVYALLRRIILASIEQPPPPRAPTRKPKAQGRRAKPSPRPPRKAPGPRRR from the coding sequence ATGCCTTCTCCCCGCCGTGGCAAGACGCCGACTCCTCCGACCGCTCCGGAGCCTGACGCCCGGGCGCGCCTCATCGCCGCCGGCCAGCGCGTGTTGGGAGAGCGCGGCTACGACGCCGCGACGGTGAAGGAGGTGGCGCGCGAGGCGGGAGTGAACCAGGGGCTGGTGCACTACTACTTCGGCAGCAAGGACGCGTTGCTCCTGGCCGTGACGCAGGAGGCGAGCCGTCAGTACATGTCGGAGCTGGAGCGGCTGCGCGCGCAGACACCCGCGGAGGAGCTGGCGGAGACGGCCTTCTCCTGGGGCGAGAAGCTGGCGACGGACGCGCCCGGGACGTGCCGGCTGCGCTACGAGCTGTTCGCGCTGGGCCTGCGCAACCGGGACCTGACGCCCGCCGTCTCGCAGCTGCTGGGCCAGGGCGACGAGGAGATCGCCCGCACCGTGGCGCACGTGCGCACGGGCCACGGCGCGGCGCCCACCGCGGAGGACCTGCACTACGCGGTCATCATCAAGGCGTGCGTGGACGGGCTCGCGCTGCACCACCAGCTGGACAAGGGCTTCGACCCGCTGCCCGTGTACGCGCTCCTGCGGCGGATCATCCTCGCGAGCATCGAGCAGCCGCCTCCTCCCCGCGCGCCCACGCGCAAGCCCAAGGCCCAGGGCCGGCGCGCGAAGCCGTCACCGCGCCCGCCGCGCAAGGCCCCGGGCCCGCGCCGCCGCTGA
- a CDS encoding aminotransferase class V-fold PLP-dependent enzyme, whose amino-acid sequence MPAPFESYRAEFPVLKEQLYLNHAGVAPTSLRAAAAVKAWMDDVVNHGVLNERSWEAHSEKVRGLAARIIGASPEEVAFVRNTSHGLGLVAEGLDWRPGDEVAVATSLEYPSNVYPWQHLQSRGVAVREIPTPSGGVTPEAVASVLTPRTRLVAVSSVQFATGHRTDLEALGEVCERSGVLLCVDGIQSVGCIPVDVKRSRAHFLSADSHKWMLGISGIGFLYVAKDVLPRVRPALVGWRSTTDAWNFNRSHFELRADAAKFEEGSAAYPGIYALGAALELLLEVGPDAIGARIGELLTRLDAGLRDLGYDVGPEPKDRAGILTFLPPGANVRALSAYLSEQKVSHSVRRGRIRLSPHFYNTHEEMDRLVDLVRAYRPG is encoded by the coding sequence ATGCCTGCCCCGTTCGAGTCCTACCGCGCCGAGTTCCCCGTCCTGAAGGAACAGCTCTACCTCAACCACGCAGGGGTCGCGCCCACCAGCCTGCGCGCCGCCGCCGCCGTGAAGGCGTGGATGGACGACGTGGTGAACCACGGCGTCCTGAATGAGCGGAGCTGGGAGGCCCACAGCGAGAAGGTGCGCGGGCTCGCCGCGCGCATCATCGGCGCTTCCCCGGAGGAGGTGGCCTTCGTGCGCAACACCAGCCACGGTCTGGGGCTGGTGGCGGAGGGCCTGGACTGGCGGCCCGGGGACGAGGTCGCCGTCGCCACGAGCCTCGAGTACCCTTCCAACGTCTACCCGTGGCAGCACCTGCAGTCCCGGGGCGTGGCGGTCCGGGAGATTCCCACGCCCAGCGGCGGCGTGACGCCGGAGGCGGTGGCGTCCGTGCTCACCCCTCGCACGCGGCTGGTGGCGGTGTCGTCGGTGCAGTTCGCCACCGGCCACCGCACGGACCTGGAGGCGCTGGGCGAAGTGTGTGAGCGCTCCGGCGTGCTCTTGTGCGTGGACGGCATCCAGAGCGTGGGCTGCATCCCGGTGGACGTGAAGCGGAGCCGCGCGCACTTCCTCAGCGCGGACAGCCACAAGTGGATGCTGGGCATCTCCGGCATCGGCTTTCTGTACGTGGCGAAGGACGTGCTGCCGCGCGTGCGCCCCGCGCTGGTGGGCTGGCGCAGCACCACCGACGCGTGGAACTTCAACCGCTCGCACTTCGAGCTGCGCGCGGACGCGGCGAAGTTCGAGGAGGGCAGCGCCGCGTACCCCGGCATCTACGCCCTGGGCGCCGCGCTGGAGCTGCTGCTGGAGGTGGGCCCGGACGCCATCGGCGCGCGGATTGGCGAGCTGCTGACCCGGCTGGACGCGGGCCTGCGCGACCTGGGGTACGACGTGGGCCCCGAGCCGAAGGACCGCGCGGGCATCCTCACCTTCCTGCCGCCCGGCGCGAACGTGCGCGCGCTCAGCGCGTACCTGTCGGAGCAGAAGGTGTCCCACTCCGTCCGGCGCGGGCGCATCCGCCTGTCGCCGCACTTCTACAACACGCACGAGGAGATGGACCGGCTGGTGGACCTGGTGCGCGCGTACCGGCCCGGGTGA
- the cysK gene encoding cysteine synthase A yields the protein MKVDNILQTIGNTPHVRINRLYPSRVTVHLKLERANPGGSIKDRIGLAMIEDAEKKGLLKEGSVIIEPTSGNTGIGLAMVAAVKGYKIILVMPDSMSVERRRVLAAYGATFDLTPRAQGMKGAIARAQELVSQTPGAWMPQQFENESNIEVHKRTTAQEILNDFPEGLDYLITGVGTGGHITACGEVLKAKWPKLKVLAVEPLKSPVISGGAPGPHPIQGLGAGFIPKNLHTDILDGTIQVDEKDAYEFTRRAAREEGIFVGVSSGAALSAVNQQLAQMPDGSRVLAFCYDTGERYLSVENLFPAQ from the coding sequence ATGAAGGTCGACAACATCCTGCAGACCATTGGCAACACGCCGCACGTGCGCATCAACCGGCTCTATCCGTCGCGCGTCACGGTGCACCTGAAGCTGGAGCGCGCCAACCCGGGCGGCAGCATCAAGGACCGCATCGGCCTGGCGATGATTGAAGACGCGGAGAAGAAGGGCCTCCTCAAGGAGGGCAGCGTCATCATCGAGCCCACCAGCGGCAACACCGGCATCGGCCTGGCCATGGTGGCCGCGGTGAAGGGCTACAAGATCATCCTGGTCATGCCGGACTCCATGAGCGTCGAGCGCCGCCGCGTGCTGGCCGCCTACGGCGCCACCTTCGACCTCACGCCGCGCGCCCAGGGCATGAAGGGCGCCATCGCGCGCGCCCAGGAGCTCGTCTCGCAGACGCCCGGCGCGTGGATGCCGCAGCAGTTCGAGAACGAGTCCAACATCGAGGTCCACAAGCGCACCACCGCGCAGGAGATCCTCAACGACTTCCCGGAGGGGCTGGACTACCTCATCACGGGCGTGGGCACCGGCGGCCACATCACCGCGTGCGGCGAGGTGCTCAAGGCGAAGTGGCCCAAGCTGAAGGTGCTCGCGGTGGAGCCGCTGAAGTCCCCCGTCATCAGCGGCGGCGCGCCGGGCCCGCACCCCATCCAGGGCCTGGGCGCGGGCTTCATCCCGAAGAACCTGCACACGGACATCCTCGACGGCACCATCCAGGTGGATGAGAAGGACGCCTACGAGTTCACCCGCCGCGCCGCGCGCGAGGAGGGCATCTTCGTGGGCGTGTCCTCCGGCGCCGCGCTGTCCGCGGTGAACCAGCAGCTGGCGCAGATGCCGGACGGCAGCCGCGTGCTCGCCTTCTGCTACGACACCGGCGAGCGCTACCTCTCCGTGGAGAACCTCTTCCCGGCGCAGTAG
- the epsC gene encoding serine O-acetyltransferase EpsC produces the protein MDDPNARLVATLLEARQRHCFPPDVRKAAPEFVAQVLGLLFPHFAERLECNAAAVRRDVTAVEASLQRIQGLLAPHYPVTDAGMSSRFMARLPDLYDWLQQDARAIFEADPAARSVDEVVLTYPGFYAIAIYRVANALHRLNFPLLPRLLTEYAHQRTGVDIHPGATIGRKFVIDHGTGLVVGETTVIGDNVKLYQGVTLGALMVEKALADRKRHPTIEDDVVVYANATILGGGTVVGKGSIIAGNAWLTQSVPAQSVVTRRSEVRARNGDEGLDVLDYQI, from the coding sequence ATGGACGATCCGAACGCCCGACTGGTTGCCACCCTGCTGGAGGCGCGGCAGCGCCACTGCTTCCCCCCCGACGTGCGAAAGGCGGCGCCGGAGTTCGTCGCGCAGGTGCTGGGGCTGCTCTTCCCCCACTTCGCGGAGCGGCTGGAGTGCAACGCCGCCGCGGTGCGCCGGGACGTCACCGCCGTGGAGGCGAGCCTCCAGCGCATCCAGGGGCTGCTCGCGCCGCACTACCCCGTCACGGACGCGGGCATGTCCTCGCGCTTCATGGCGAGGCTGCCGGACCTCTACGACTGGCTCCAGCAGGACGCTCGCGCCATCTTCGAGGCGGACCCCGCCGCGCGCAGCGTGGACGAGGTCGTGCTCACCTACCCGGGCTTCTACGCCATCGCCATCTACCGCGTGGCGAACGCGCTGCACCGGCTGAACTTCCCCCTGCTGCCGCGCCTGCTCACCGAGTACGCCCACCAGCGCACCGGCGTGGACATCCACCCGGGCGCCACCATCGGCCGCAAGTTCGTCATCGACCACGGCACGGGCCTCGTCGTTGGCGAGACGACCGTGATTGGCGACAACGTGAAGCTCTACCAGGGCGTCACGCTGGGCGCGCTGATGGTGGAGAAGGCCCTGGCGGACAGGAAGCGCCACCCCACCATCGAGGACGACGTGGTGGTGTACGCGAACGCCACCATCCTCGGGGGTGGGACGGTGGTGGGCAAGGGCAGCATCATCGCCGGCAACGCGTGGCTCACGCAGAGCGTGCCCGCCCAGTCCGTCGTCACCCGCCGCAGCGAGGTGCGAGCGCGCAACGGCGACGAGGGCCTGGACGTCCTCGACTACCAGATTTGA
- a CDS encoding Fpg/Nei family DNA glycosylase: MPEGHSIHRVARVHRRWLVGRRFAADSPQGRPEVAQGLSGRVLLGVDAHGKHLFHTFEGGVRLHIHLGLFGRIRHFRGDAPVPSTACRLRLVSEGATLHLSGPSACELLSLEEEAALRARLGEDPLRAEASPDRAYARLTRGRVPLAQALLDQGRIAGVGNIVRAEALFVAGLPPLMPACELEREAFDRLWRAMRALLQDGVRDGLIVTPGAPPLPSPGRKRAERFCVYSRAGLPCPRCGGKVTGQSLAARTLYFCAACQGVDRMHGPRRKWAVARAP; encoded by the coding sequence ATGCCTGAGGGTCACAGCATCCACCGGGTCGCCCGGGTCCACCGCCGCTGGCTGGTGGGGCGGCGTTTCGCGGCGGACTCGCCGCAGGGCCGGCCGGAGGTGGCACAGGGGTTGTCCGGGCGGGTGCTGCTGGGCGTGGACGCGCACGGCAAGCACCTGTTCCATACGTTCGAAGGGGGCGTGCGGCTGCACATCCACCTGGGCCTCTTCGGGCGCATCCGTCACTTCCGGGGGGATGCCCCCGTGCCGTCCACGGCGTGCCGGCTGCGGCTGGTTTCGGAAGGGGCGACGCTGCACCTGTCCGGACCGTCCGCGTGCGAGCTGCTGTCATTGGAGGAGGAGGCCGCGTTGCGCGCGAGGCTGGGGGAGGATCCGCTGCGCGCGGAGGCCTCGCCGGACCGGGCGTATGCGCGGCTGACGCGGGGACGCGTGCCGCTGGCGCAGGCGCTGCTGGACCAGGGGCGCATCGCGGGTGTGGGGAACATCGTGAGGGCGGAGGCGCTGTTCGTCGCGGGCCTGCCGCCGCTGATGCCCGCGTGCGAGCTGGAGCGGGAGGCGTTCGACAGGCTGTGGCGCGCGATGCGGGCGCTGTTGCAGGACGGAGTCCGTGACGGGCTCATCGTCACACCCGGTGCGCCACCGCTGCCGTCACCCGGACGCAAGCGGGCGGAGCGCTTCTGCGTGTACAGCCGCGCGGGCCTCCCGTGCCCGCGCTGCGGCGGGAAGGTGACGGGGCAGTCGTTGGCGGCGCGCACGCTCTACTTCTGCGCGGCGTGCCAGGGCGTGGACCGCATGCATGGGCCGCGCCGGAAGTGGGCCGTGGCCCGCGCCCCCTGA
- a CDS encoding alpha/beta hydrolase-fold protein: MRLSQSFRRGLLGFALLSVLHASVAVAAGDTPIVIGTRTSVMSKVLGEDRPLMIHLPDGYEASPTERYPVLYVLDAETHFVHVAGMVEFLARTRHIPEMIVVGVLNTTDRTRDLTPPFSKTERVDDGRLLSQVSPTAGHADTFLRFLTEELAPQVEARYRTQPYRILVGHSHGGLFAMHVLTHKPESFNAYVALSPSLHWNSAELVRTAPEALARLVAPGRALYLDEDAEEAPNVANLRTLTRELRNRKPANLTWRYDELPGQDDHASLPHIGTYEGLRFLFNGWKVPEKLQLTGDLARLEAHYTGLSKRVGYPVVPQERLFNSVGYRHLEAKRFPQAIAAFERNITFHPDSGNAHDSLADALEAAGRLPEALTHRERAVALAREHQDPDLPHYQKHADALRARLAAQPTP, from the coding sequence ATGCGCCTGTCGCAGTCGTTCCGACGTGGGTTGTTGGGCTTCGCCCTGCTGTCCGTCCTTCACGCGAGCGTGGCTGTCGCGGCTGGGGACACGCCCATCGTCATCGGAACCCGCACCTCGGTCATGTCCAAGGTGTTGGGGGAGGACCGGCCGCTGATGATCCACTTGCCTGACGGCTACGAGGCCTCTCCCACCGAGCGCTATCCGGTGCTCTACGTGCTGGACGCGGAGACGCACTTCGTCCACGTCGCCGGCATGGTGGAGTTCCTGGCGCGGACGCGACACATCCCGGAGATGATCGTCGTCGGGGTCCTCAACACGACGGACCGCACCCGGGACCTCACCCCACCCTTCTCCAAAACGGAGCGCGTCGACGACGGCCGGCTGCTGTCCCAGGTCTCACCCACGGCGGGCCATGCGGACACCTTCCTGCGCTTCCTCACCGAGGAACTCGCCCCCCAGGTGGAGGCGCGCTACCGCACGCAGCCCTACCGGATCCTCGTGGGGCACTCCCACGGCGGCCTCTTCGCGATGCACGTCCTCACGCACAAACCGGAGAGCTTCAACGCCTACGTGGCCCTCAGCCCGTCGTTGCACTGGAACTCCGCGGAGCTCGTGCGCACCGCGCCGGAAGCCCTCGCGCGCCTCGTCGCACCGGGCCGCGCGCTGTACCTGGACGAGGACGCAGAGGAGGCACCCAACGTCGCCAACCTGCGCACGCTCACCCGGGAACTGCGCAATCGCAAGCCCGCGAACCTCACGTGGCGCTACGACGAACTGCCCGGCCAGGACGACCACGCGAGCCTCCCGCACATCGGGACGTACGAAGGGCTGCGGTTCCTCTTCAACGGCTGGAAGGTCCCCGAGAAGCTCCAGCTGACGGGAGACCTGGCGCGCCTGGAGGCGCACTACACCGGACTGTCCAAGCGCGTGGGCTACCCGGTGGTGCCGCAGGAGCGCCTGTTCAATTCGGTGGGCTATCGCCACCTGGAGGCAAAACGCTTTCCCCAGGCAATCGCCGCCTTCGAGCGGAACATCACGTTCCATCCCGACTCCGGCAACGCGCACGACAGCCTGGCGGATGCCCTGGAAGCAGCGGGGCGCCTCCCGGAGGCCCTGACGCACCGTGAGCGCGCCGTCGCGCTGGCACGCGAGCATCAGGATCCGGACCTGCCGCACTACCAGAAGCACGCGGATGCCCTCCGCGCCCGGCTCGCCGCGCAGCCCACGCCCTGA